A genomic stretch from Candidatus Hydrogenedentota bacterium includes:
- the sufD gene encoding Fe-S cluster assembly protein SufD translates to MSQPQEIPVNKAHFLDGADQVRNTGPAWAQAIRAKSAARFAELEFPHRKMEEWRFTNITPILRTPFSPAAANVSQVTVEDIAPFRYDGKGAELVFVDGHFSESLSRMPGGITALGLANALTTHEVLIEPHLGHYLNGTSNAFAALNTTFLADGAFVHIEKDTASEAPIYLLFVNTKRDGTVAYPRNLIVLEPGAKADIVESHVCLEDGPKYFTNAISEVAVGENASLHLHKLIHESPEAYHLATTKVRVDRGGTFKSHAISQSGKIIRNEINVLLDGDGAHTSLHGLYMTSGDQLVDNPTSIEHAKPQCTSWIGYKGVLDDKSHAVFSGKVYVHRVAQKTDSNQLNQNLVLSDKATIDTKPLLEIFADDVKCTHGATVGRPPDELVFYFRTRGMSEAMALGMLTYGFADEVVNQIEIDAVRTRLERFVYNKYSPIPG, encoded by the coding sequence ATGTCTCAGCCACAGGAAATACCGGTTAATAAGGCGCACTTTCTCGATGGCGCGGACCAAGTGCGCAACACCGGGCCCGCATGGGCGCAGGCCATTCGCGCGAAAAGCGCCGCGCGCTTCGCCGAACTCGAATTTCCCCACCGCAAAATGGAGGAGTGGCGCTTCACCAATATTACGCCGATCCTCCGAACGCCTTTCAGTCCTGCGGCGGCGAACGTGTCGCAAGTCACGGTGGAAGACATCGCGCCGTTCCGTTACGACGGCAAAGGTGCCGAACTCGTCTTTGTCGATGGACACTTCTCGGAGAGTTTGTCACGAATGCCGGGCGGCATCACGGCCCTCGGTCTGGCGAACGCGTTGACCACGCACGAAGTGCTGATCGAACCGCACCTGGGCCATTATCTGAACGGGACCTCAAACGCCTTCGCGGCGCTGAACACGACTTTTCTCGCCGACGGCGCTTTCGTTCACATCGAGAAAGATACTGCGTCCGAAGCCCCCATCTATCTTCTGTTCGTGAACACGAAGCGCGACGGAACGGTGGCGTATCCGCGCAACTTGATCGTGCTCGAACCAGGCGCTAAGGCGGACATCGTCGAAAGCCATGTTTGCCTGGAAGACGGTCCGAAGTACTTTACGAACGCGATCTCCGAAGTCGCCGTGGGCGAGAACGCATCGCTGCATTTGCACAAATTGATTCATGAATCGCCGGAGGCGTATCACCTCGCGACCACGAAAGTCCGCGTCGATCGCGGAGGGACCTTCAAGTCCCATGCGATTAGCCAGTCGGGCAAGATTATCCGGAACGAAATCAACGTGTTGCTGGACGGCGACGGCGCGCACACCTCGCTTCATGGGTTGTACATGACCAGCGGCGACCAGCTTGTGGACAACCCAACGTCCATCGAGCATGCCAAGCCGCAGTGCACGAGCTGGATCGGATACAAAGGCGTGCTGGACGACAAGAGTCACGCGGTATTCAGCGGCAAAGTCTACGTGCATCGCGTCGCGCAAAAGACCGACTCGAACCAACTCAATCAGAACTTGGTGCTGTCGGACAAGGCGACCATAGACACGAAGCCGCTCCTCGAGATTTTCGCGGACGACGTGAAGTGTACGCACGGCGCCACAGTTGGCCGGCCGCCGGATGAGTTGGTATTTTATTTCCGCACGCGCGGCATGAGCGAGGCCATGGCGTTGGGCATGCTAACGTACGGGTTCGCGGACGAGGTTGTGAACCAGATTGAAATCGATGCCGTGCGCACGCGTCTCGAACGTTTCGTCTACAACAAATACAGCCCGATACCGGGCTGA
- a CDS encoding helix-turn-helix domain-containing protein produces the protein MFLPDLAKRIRGQREKRGLKQQDVANALNVSPQAVSKWERGENAPDIGVLGALAKLLGVSVDWILGVGETGRDVFEASVFVSSVAGAYEKSLKMGARDFAIWANGLFYQLTELTLRHDGVPVKYMGDRYLAFFSSTSHRERALRVAKEAKTLIGPDLGVGLNSGEIYLGSVGHPDYARPDIMGETVNIAFLTMEWAETKSASHVAAPKKMLEGMESAPKIGKTAKVNFMGSERPVEVCELVFNSNVKKPAAKR, from the coding sequence GTGTTCTTGCCCGACTTAGCCAAGCGAATCCGGGGCCAGCGTGAAAAGCGCGGGCTCAAGCAGCAGGACGTCGCCAACGCACTCAACGTCAGCCCGCAGGCCGTGTCGAAATGGGAACGCGGCGAGAACGCGCCGGACATCGGCGTGCTCGGGGCGCTGGCCAAGTTGCTGGGCGTGTCGGTTGACTGGATACTGGGCGTTGGCGAGACGGGCAGGGACGTCTTCGAGGCAAGCGTCTTCGTTTCGAGCGTTGCCGGCGCATACGAGAAGTCGTTGAAGATGGGCGCGCGGGATTTCGCCATCTGGGCGAACGGGTTGTTCTACCAGTTGACGGAGTTGACGTTGCGCCACGACGGTGTGCCCGTGAAGTACATGGGCGATCGGTACCTCGCGTTTTTCTCGAGCACGTCGCACCGGGAACGCGCATTGCGCGTGGCGAAGGAGGCGAAAACACTGATTGGCCCGGACCTCGGGGTCGGGCTGAACAGCGGTGAGATTTATCTGGGATCCGTCGGCCATCCGGACTACGCGCGCCCGGACATCATGGGCGAGACGGTAAACATCGCCTTTCTCACGATGGAGTGGGCGGAAACGAAATCCGCGAGCCATGTGGCCGCGCCGAAAAAGATGCTCGAGGGTATGGAGTCAGCGCCGAAGATTGGCAAGACGGCGAAGGTAAACTTCATGGGCAGCGAACGGCCCGTCGAGGTGTGTGAGTTGGTGTTCAATTCGAACGTGAAGAAACCGGCCGCGAAGCGGTAG
- a CDS encoding DUF1559 domain-containing protein — translation MRKKSGFTLIELLVVIAIIAILAAILLPALARAREAARRASCQNNLKQIGIILKMYSGESQGEKFPPMQGLAPYYADGVTGPLAANCNSQDEAEFSPRVTSWYPEYLTDWNVLTCPSAPDYGDVVEHLSIIADGCPYAGYADNPSDSYVYAGWVVDRADATDPITVVGPGLEVSTQVLLVFAQLDAADAFATSIPPNPAGAYAALDSDVNVGTPNGNGGSSTVFRLREGVERFLITDINNPAGSAQAQSEVVTFYDVINSSLADDGGASMNHVPGGCNVLYMDGHVEFRKYERNGKYPVNEMSADMTAFVI, via the coding sequence ATGCGTAAGAAGAGCGGGTTTACCCTCATTGAATTGCTGGTGGTCATTGCGATCATTGCCATCCTGGCGGCAATTTTGTTGCCGGCGCTGGCGCGGGCACGCGAAGCAGCGCGACGCGCGTCGTGTCAAAACAATCTCAAACAGATCGGCATCATTCTGAAAATGTACTCGGGGGAAAGCCAGGGCGAGAAGTTCCCTCCCATGCAGGGTCTTGCGCCGTACTATGCGGATGGCGTGACGGGCCCGCTTGCCGCCAACTGCAATTCGCAGGACGAGGCGGAGTTTTCGCCGCGTGTTACCTCGTGGTACCCCGAGTACCTCACCGACTGGAACGTGTTGACATGCCCGTCGGCGCCGGATTACGGCGACGTAGTCGAACACCTCTCGATCATTGCCGACGGATGCCCGTACGCAGGGTACGCGGACAATCCTTCGGACAGTTACGTTTACGCCGGCTGGGTAGTGGATCGTGCCGACGCCACGGATCCAATCACGGTTGTCGGTCCCGGACTCGAGGTGTCGACGCAAGTACTCCTCGTGTTTGCCCAGTTGGACGCGGCGGACGCGTTCGCAACGTCCATTCCACCAAATCCGGCGGGCGCGTATGCGGCATTGGATAGCGACGTAAACGTCGGCACCCCGAACGGAAACGGCGGCAGCAGCACAGTCTTCCGGCTTCGCGAAGGGGTCGAGCGCTTCCTCATTACCGACATCAACAATCCCGCAGGAAGCGCACAAGCGCAGTCGGAAGTTGTTACCTTCTACGACGTGATCAATTCGAGCCTGGCAGATGACGGCGGCGCTTCAATGAACCACGTACCTGGAGGCTGCAACGTGCTGTACATGGACGGCCACGTCGAGTTCCGCAAGTACGAGCGAAACGGCAAGTATCCCGTCAACGAAATGTCTGCGGATATGACGGCTTTCGTCATCTAA
- a CDS encoding adenosylhomocysteinase: MAVVTRDEQAAYIVADMKLAEWGRKEIDIAEKEMPGLMAIRERYAAQQPLAGRRVTGSLHMTIQTAVLIETLKALGADVRWASCNIFSTQDHAAAAIAEAGVPVFAIKGETLKEYWDYTLAALTWPDGSGPHLIVDDGGDATLLIHRGYDFENHYSEHGSLPPVDTSNPEIQIIDELLHRVHAENPSKWHDYVEEWVGVSEETTTGVHRLYHMMNDSKLLTRAINVNDSVTKSKFDNLYGCRESLADGIKRATDVMVAGKVVVIAGYGDVGKGCADAMRGLGARVLITEIDPICALQACMEGYQVVTMSEAAPIGDIFVTTTGCCDVIRGEHFIHMKDEAILCNIGHFDSEIEVAWLENEAKAGRVKEMEIKPQVDKFTFANGKSLILLARGRLVNLGCATGHPSFVMSNSFSNQTLAQISLATETDKYEIGKVYTLPKKLDEEVARLHLGKLGAKLERLSEKQAKYLGVPVEGPYKAEHYRY, encoded by the coding sequence ATGGCAGTTGTTACACGTGATGAGCAGGCGGCCTATATCGTCGCCGATATGAAATTGGCCGAGTGGGGCCGCAAGGAAATCGACATTGCCGAGAAGGAGATGCCTGGCCTCATGGCCATCCGCGAACGCTACGCCGCGCAACAGCCGCTCGCGGGAAGGCGCGTCACTGGCTCGCTGCACATGACGATCCAGACCGCCGTACTCATCGAAACGTTGAAGGCGCTCGGGGCGGACGTGCGTTGGGCGAGTTGCAACATTTTCTCGACGCAGGACCATGCCGCCGCGGCGATCGCAGAGGCCGGTGTGCCAGTCTTCGCGATCAAGGGCGAGACGCTTAAGGAGTACTGGGACTATACCCTGGCCGCGTTGACGTGGCCGGACGGGTCGGGCCCGCACCTCATCGTCGACGACGGTGGCGATGCGACGTTGTTGATCCACCGCGGCTACGACTTCGAGAACCATTACAGCGAGCATGGTTCGCTCCCGCCAGTCGATACCTCAAACCCCGAGATTCAGATCATCGACGAATTGCTTCATCGCGTGCATGCCGAAAACCCCTCGAAGTGGCATGACTACGTCGAGGAATGGGTTGGCGTTTCGGAAGAGACGACCACGGGCGTGCACCGGCTCTACCACATGATGAACGACAGCAAGCTGCTCACGCGGGCGATCAATGTGAACGATTCGGTTACGAAGTCGAAGTTCGACAATCTCTACGGCTGCCGCGAATCGCTCGCCGACGGTATCAAGCGCGCGACGGACGTGATGGTTGCGGGCAAAGTCGTCGTTATTGCCGGCTACGGCGACGTGGGCAAGGGCTGCGCCGACGCCATGCGCGGTCTCGGCGCGCGCGTGCTCATCACCGAGATCGATCCCATTTGCGCGTTGCAGGCGTGCATGGAAGGGTACCAAGTCGTCACGATGTCCGAAGCAGCGCCAATAGGCGACATCTTCGTCACGACGACAGGCTGCTGCGACGTCATCCGCGGTGAACATTTCATCCACATGAAGGACGAGGCTATCCTGTGCAACATCGGCCACTTCGATTCCGAGATCGAAGTCGCATGGCTCGAAAACGAAGCGAAGGCCGGACGCGTGAAGGAAATGGAGATTAAGCCGCAAGTCGACAAGTTCACGTTCGCGAACGGCAAGTCACTCATACTTCTCGCGCGCGGGCGCCTGGTGAACCTCGGCTGCGCTACAGGCCATCCGTCTTTTGTCATGTCCAACTCGTTCTCAAACCAGACGCTCGCTCAAATCTCGCTCGCAACGGAAACAGACAAGTACGAGATTGGAAAGGTCTATACGCTGCCGAAAAAGCTCGACGAAGAAGTCGCGCGCCTTCACCTTGGCAAGCTCGGCGCGAAGCTCGAACGCCTCTCCGAAAAGCAGGCCAAGTACCTGGGGGTGCCGGTGGAAGGTCCATACAAGGCGGAGCACTACCGGTATTAG
- a CDS encoding cytochrome c3 family protein: protein MNTVARVSIIGGALFVLVGGAAAMHLYWSPLGTNVNVAKEQVVPFSHRHHVQAMGIDCRYCHTTVETGAFAGIPPTETCMTCHSQVWTEAPMLAPVRESWDTGKPLEWVRLNDLPDFVYFNHSIHVNRGIGCVTCHGQVDDMPLMMKAQTLHMRWCINCHEYPEKFIRPKDKVFDMRWTPAADGTTQAEIGPQLVKEYGIQKGQLTNCSVCHR from the coding sequence ATGAACACGGTCGCCCGGGTCTCCATCATCGGTGGAGCGCTGTTTGTGCTCGTTGGGGGCGCGGCGGCCATGCACCTCTACTGGTCCCCCCTTGGCACGAACGTGAACGTTGCCAAGGAGCAGGTGGTACCGTTCAGCCACCGTCACCACGTGCAAGCGATGGGTATCGACTGCCGCTACTGTCACACGACAGTTGAGACCGGTGCGTTCGCAGGCATTCCCCCCACCGAGACGTGTATGACGTGCCATTCCCAGGTGTGGACCGAGGCGCCCATGCTCGCGCCGGTGCGTGAAAGCTGGGACACGGGCAAACCGCTCGAGTGGGTACGGCTCAACGACCTTCCGGACTTTGTTTACTTCAACCACAGCATCCACGTGAACCGCGGTATCGGGTGTGTCACCTGCCACGGACAAGTCGACGACATGCCGCTGATGATGAAGGCGCAGACGCTCCACATGCGGTGGTGCATTAACTGCCATGAGTACCCCGAAAAATTCATCCGGCCGAAGGACAAGGTCTTCGACATGCGGTGGACCCCCGCGGCCGATGGTACGACGCAGGCGGAGATCGGACCGCAGCTCGTCAAAGAGTACGGAATTCAAAAGGGACAACTGACCAACTGCTCGGTGTGCCACCGGTGA
- the sufB gene encoding Fe-S cluster assembly protein SufB: protein MSGTKETLTGPEYTGTRVEQSTREIEELANQSYKYGWATEIESETFEPGLNDDVVARLSAKKEEPGWLLDWRIKAFRQWQTMTEPTWPNVTYPPIDYQAQRYFSAPKREKKKLSSLDEVDKELLETFEKLGIPLDEQKRLAGVAVDAVFDSVSVATTHKEILKKKGIIFCSFSEAVHECPDLVKNYLGSVVPANDNFFAALNSAVFSDGSFCYIPKGVKCPMDLSTYFRINAAETGQFERTLIIADEGGFVNYLEGCTAPMRDENQLHAAVVELVALDNATINYSTVQNWYAGDKEGKGGIYNFVTKRGKCQGVNSHISWTQVETGSAITWKYPSCLLMGDNSVGEFYSVAVSNNYQQADTGTKMVHMGRNTKSTIISKTISAGHGNNSYRGQVMVMPKAANARNYTQCDSLLIGSECGAHTFPYIEVRNNTSSVEHEASTSKISEAQLFYCKQRGIGPEDAISMVVNGFCKEVFDHLPMEFAVEATKLLGVSLEGSVG from the coding sequence ATGAGCGGAACGAAGGAAACACTCACAGGCCCCGAATACACCGGGACACGAGTCGAACAGAGCACGCGGGAAATCGAAGAACTCGCAAATCAGTCGTACAAGTACGGCTGGGCGACCGAGATCGAGAGCGAAACCTTCGAGCCGGGTCTGAACGACGACGTGGTCGCGCGGCTCTCCGCCAAGAAAGAAGAGCCGGGTTGGCTCCTGGATTGGCGCATCAAGGCGTTTCGGCAATGGCAGACGATGACAGAGCCGACGTGGCCGAACGTGACCTATCCGCCCATCGACTATCAGGCGCAGCGTTATTTCTCCGCGCCGAAGCGTGAGAAGAAGAAGCTCAGCAGCTTGGACGAAGTGGACAAGGAGCTACTCGAAACTTTCGAAAAGCTCGGAATTCCCTTGGACGAGCAGAAGCGGCTTGCCGGCGTCGCGGTTGACGCTGTATTCGACAGTGTCTCCGTCGCCACGACCCACAAGGAAATCCTGAAGAAGAAGGGGATTATCTTCTGCTCGTTCTCCGAGGCTGTCCACGAGTGCCCGGACCTGGTCAAGAACTACCTCGGTTCCGTGGTTCCAGCGAACGACAATTTCTTCGCCGCCCTGAACAGCGCGGTGTTCAGCGACGGTTCGTTCTGTTACATCCCCAAGGGCGTGAAGTGCCCAATGGACCTCTCGACCTACTTCCGCATCAACGCGGCCGAGACGGGGCAGTTCGAGCGGACACTGATCATCGCCGACGAAGGCGGTTTCGTGAATTACCTCGAAGGGTGCACGGCGCCAATGCGCGACGAGAACCAGTTGCACGCCGCGGTCGTGGAGTTGGTCGCGCTGGACAACGCGACAATCAATTATTCGACCGTACAGAACTGGTACGCCGGCGATAAGGAAGGTAAAGGCGGTATCTACAATTTCGTGACGAAACGCGGCAAATGCCAGGGCGTAAACTCGCACATTTCATGGACTCAGGTCGAGACGGGCTCCGCGATTACCTGGAAGTATCCGAGTTGCCTGCTCATGGGCGACAACTCCGTCGGCGAGTTCTATTCGGTCGCGGTCAGCAACAATTATCAGCAGGCCGACACCGGCACGAAGATGGTGCACATGGGCCGCAACACGAAAAGCACCATCATTTCCAAGACCATCTCCGCGGGCCACGGGAACAATAGCTACCGCGGTCAGGTGATGGTAATGCCCAAGGCGGCGAATGCGCGCAACTACACGCAGTGCGATTCGCTTCTGATTGGCAGCGAATGCGGCGCGCACACGTTTCCGTATATCGAAGTGCGCAACAACACGTCGAGCGTCGAGCACGAAGCCTCGACGTCGAAGATCAGCGAAGCGCAGTTGTTCTACTGCAAACAACGCGGCATCGGGCCGGAAGATGCGATATCGATGGTGGTCAACGGGTTCTGCAAGGAAGTGTTCGATCACCTCCCGATGGAGTTCGCGGTCGAGGCGACCAAGCTGCTGGGGGTGAGTCTGGAAGGGAGCGTCGGGTAA
- a CDS encoding TAT-variant-translocated molybdopterin oxidoreductase produces the protein MVSPEPVKVSDVRERLAAKRGPEYWRALEEFAETDAFVDIMHREFPRGASELQSGIERRSFLKCMGASIALAGVTAACSRQPDERIIPFVKPSVEMQPGTPVYFATAMPNHGYALGVLAENHTGRPVKIEGNPNHPASLGATDIFAQASILSLYDPDRSNVALRRGSITTWETFVAEMDVIINGEKDATGKKLRPGLIDAGGTGIRVLTGTVTSPTLAAQLKAFQTAFPQARWHQYEPCNRDNVNAGASAAFGAPAGIQYKFDLANVVVSFDANFLSDDPGSVRYSRDFAARRDAEGDTAMNRLYVVESTPTLTGAIADHFLHVRPSHVETVARAVARKLGIDAPGADVDAAHAHLVDAIAADLQSNKGASIVIAGGSQPAILHTIVHAINESLGNAGKTVVYTDPVEADPTDQLASLRALVSDMDAGNVSTLVIVGVNPVYDAPADLNFAAALQKVSHRIHMGLYQDETSDLCHWHLPEAHYLESWGDCRAFDGTAALIQPLIAPLYNGKAAIELMAALFGKGGTSYDLVRKYWQDYRGTEGFEPFWRQSLAKGVVENTTFQPKQVQVAAGVIAKPQEPATTDGIELSFRPDPTIGDGRWTNNGWLQELPKPLTKLTWDNAVILSFNTAAKLGVELFDEVNVESGNRAVRGQVWIQPGHPDDVATLHLGYGRTRAGHVGDGTGFNAYAVRTSDSPWFAGGAKITRIGKGEQFARTELHQVMTEEQRPIARMASLETFKTDPDSIHHLPFAHDAKETIFPPYPYEGYSWAMTLDMNKCTGCGVCAISCQAENNIPVVGKAQVIAGRQMHWIRVDRYYKGDPNGEVQVVHQPVPCMQCENAPCEVVCPVAATMHSQEGLNDMVYNRCVGTRYCSNNCPYKVRRFNFFQFSDQKTPTLQMMYNPDVTVRTRGVMEKCTYCVQRINLARIGAKKEDRPIRDGEITPACQQACPSGAIVFGDQKDAESRVAQSKKSKRNYTLLGDLNTRPRTTYLAKLRNPNPALPESEGPAEHGGHH, from the coding sequence ATAGTCTCGCCCGAACCGGTGAAGGTAAGCGACGTGCGCGAGCGGCTCGCGGCCAAACGCGGACCGGAGTATTGGCGCGCGCTCGAGGAGTTTGCCGAAACCGACGCGTTTGTCGATATCATGCACCGCGAGTTTCCGCGGGGCGCGTCGGAATTGCAGAGCGGCATCGAGCGCCGCAGTTTCCTCAAGTGCATGGGCGCGTCGATTGCCCTAGCAGGCGTGACCGCGGCCTGTTCGCGCCAACCCGATGAGCGGATTATTCCGTTCGTGAAGCCATCGGTCGAAATGCAGCCCGGAACGCCGGTCTACTTCGCGACCGCGATGCCAAACCACGGGTACGCGCTCGGCGTTTTGGCGGAAAACCACACGGGCCGCCCGGTCAAGATCGAAGGTAATCCGAACCATCCCGCGAGCCTTGGCGCAACCGACATTTTCGCGCAGGCATCAATCCTCTCACTCTATGATCCCGATCGATCGAATGTCGCGCTCCGACGCGGTTCGATTACAACGTGGGAAACGTTTGTCGCCGAAATGGATGTCATCATTAACGGCGAGAAAGACGCGACCGGCAAGAAATTAAGGCCGGGATTGATCGATGCAGGCGGCACTGGAATCCGGGTGCTCACCGGCACAGTGACCTCCCCCACGCTTGCGGCGCAGTTGAAAGCGTTTCAGACCGCGTTCCCCCAGGCTCGTTGGCACCAGTACGAGCCGTGCAATAGAGACAACGTAAACGCGGGCGCAAGCGCCGCATTTGGAGCGCCCGCCGGCATTCAGTACAAGTTCGACCTGGCGAATGTTGTCGTTTCGTTCGACGCAAACTTCCTCTCGGACGACCCCGGCTCCGTACGGTATTCGAGGGACTTTGCGGCGCGTCGCGACGCCGAAGGCGACACGGCAATGAACCGGCTGTATGTCGTCGAAAGCACTCCCACGCTGACCGGCGCGATAGCCGATCATTTCCTGCACGTCCGGCCCTCGCACGTCGAAACGGTAGCACGTGCCGTAGCGCGCAAACTTGGAATAGACGCACCCGGCGCCGACGTCGATGCCGCGCATGCGCACCTGGTTGACGCCATCGCCGCTGACCTGCAATCCAACAAGGGTGCCAGCATCGTGATCGCGGGCGGCAGCCAGCCTGCGATTCTCCACACGATTGTTCACGCGATAAACGAGTCGCTCGGCAACGCGGGAAAAACAGTCGTCTACACCGATCCGGTCGAGGCCGATCCAACCGATCAGTTGGCGTCCTTGCGCGCGCTGGTCAGCGACATGGATGCGGGCAACGTGAGCACACTGGTCATCGTTGGCGTGAATCCGGTCTACGATGCACCGGCCGACCTGAACTTTGCAGCGGCACTCCAGAAGGTCAGTCACCGAATCCATATGGGTTTGTATCAGGACGAGACCTCGGATTTGTGCCATTGGCACTTGCCGGAGGCGCACTACCTCGAATCGTGGGGGGATTGCCGCGCGTTCGACGGTACAGCCGCCTTGATCCAACCGCTCATCGCGCCGCTGTACAACGGAAAGGCGGCGATTGAATTAATGGCGGCCTTATTCGGCAAGGGCGGTACGAGCTACGACCTGGTCCGCAAATACTGGCAAGACTACCGCGGCACGGAAGGTTTTGAACCGTTCTGGCGTCAGTCGCTTGCAAAAGGCGTCGTTGAAAATACCACATTCCAGCCCAAGCAGGTCCAAGTCGCCGCGGGCGTCATCGCAAAGCCGCAGGAACCTGCCACAACGGATGGTATCGAGCTTTCGTTCCGCCCAGACCCCACGATTGGCGATGGGAGGTGGACTAACAACGGTTGGCTCCAGGAACTTCCGAAGCCGCTGACAAAATTAACGTGGGATAATGCAGTAATCCTTTCGTTTAACACTGCCGCGAAACTTGGCGTGGAACTGTTTGACGAGGTCAATGTCGAGTCCGGCAACCGAGCGGTGCGCGGGCAGGTCTGGATTCAACCGGGCCACCCCGACGATGTCGCCACACTGCACCTGGGTTACGGCCGTACACGAGCAGGCCACGTCGGCGACGGCACGGGATTCAACGCGTACGCCGTCCGCACGTCGGATTCGCCGTGGTTCGCGGGTGGCGCGAAAATCACCCGCATCGGGAAAGGCGAGCAGTTCGCACGCACCGAACTGCACCAGGTGATGACGGAAGAGCAGCGCCCGATCGCGCGCATGGCGTCGCTCGAAACGTTTAAGACAGACCCTGACTCGATTCACCATCTTCCCTTCGCGCATGACGCGAAGGAGACAATTTTCCCCCCGTACCCCTACGAGGGGTACTCGTGGGCGATGACGCTCGATATGAACAAGTGCACGGGGTGCGGCGTGTGCGCCATCTCGTGTCAGGCGGAGAACAACATTCCGGTCGTTGGCAAGGCGCAGGTCATCGCGGGCCGCCAAATGCACTGGATTCGCGTGGATCGGTACTACAAGGGCGATCCCAACGGCGAAGTTCAGGTTGTCCACCAGCCCGTTCCGTGTATGCAGTGCGAGAATGCGCCCTGCGAGGTCGTGTGCCCCGTTGCGGCGACCATGCACAGCCAGGAAGGGCTGAACGACATGGTGTACAACCGTTGCGTCGGCACCCGGTACTGCTCGAACAACTGCCCGTACAAGGTGCGGCGATTCAATTTCTTCCAGTTCTCCGACCAGAAGACGCCGACCCTGCAGATGATGTACAACCCGGACGTCACTGTCCGCACGCGTGGCGTGATGGAGAAGTGTACGTACTGCGTCCAGCGCATCAATTTGGCGCGCATCGGCGCGAAGAAGGAGGACCGCCCGATACGCGACGGCGAAATTACGCCCGCGTGTCAGCAGGCGTGCCCCTCGGGCGCAATCGTGTTCGGCGATCAGAAGGACGCCGAAAGCCGCGTCGCGCAATCGAAGAAGAGCAAGCGCAATTACACGTTGTTGGGCGATTTGAACACGCGCCCGCGCACGACGTATCTCGCGAAGCTACGCAATCCAAACCCGGCATTACCCGAATCGGAAGGTCCAGCAGAGCATGGCGGACACCACTAG
- the sufC gene encoding Fe-S cluster assembly ATPase SufC has protein sequence MIEIVNLHASVEGNEILRGVDLKIGSGEVHAVMGPNGSGKSTLAQVLAGNEAYEVTDGGVTFLGQDLLEMPAEERARLGLFMAFQYPVEIPGISNAYFLQAGLNEIRKSHGLEELDALEFRDLLREKMELVAIDPKFADRPVNEGFSGGEKKRNEILQLAVLEPKLAILDESDSGLDIDALRIVADGVNRLRSPQRSMIVVTHYQRLLNYIVPDFVHVLWRGKIVKSGGKELALELEAKGYDWLKDEVPVGAGAE, from the coding sequence ATGATCGAGATTGTGAACCTCCACGCCAGCGTCGAAGGCAACGAAATCCTTCGCGGCGTGGATTTGAAGATTGGCTCGGGTGAAGTGCACGCGGTGATGGGGCCGAACGGTTCCGGCAAGAGCACGCTCGCTCAGGTGCTGGCCGGCAACGAGGCCTATGAAGTAACGGACGGCGGTGTGACCTTCCTCGGCCAGGACTTGCTGGAAATGCCGGCGGAGGAACGCGCGCGGCTGGGCCTGTTTATGGCGTTTCAGTACCCGGTCGAGATTCCCGGCATATCGAACGCGTACTTTCTGCAAGCCGGCCTGAACGAAATCCGCAAGAGTCATGGCCTCGAAGAACTCGATGCGCTCGAGTTTCGCGATTTGCTGAGGGAAAAGATGGAGCTTGTGGCCATCGACCCGAAGTTCGCGGACCGCCCCGTAAACGAAGGGTTCTCCGGCGGCGAAAAAAAGCGCAACGAAATCCTTCAGTTGGCCGTACTCGAGCCTAAGCTTGCGATTCTGGACGAAAGCGATTCGGGTCTCGATATCGATGCCCTCCGCATCGTCGCCGACGGCGTAAACCGTTTGCGCAGTCCGCAGCGCTCGATGATTGTCGTTACACACTACCAGCGTTTGCTGAACTATATCGTGCCTGATTTCGTGCACGTGCTCTGGCGTGGAAAGATCGTCAAGTCCGGCGGCAAAGAACTCGCCCTCGAACTCGAAGCGAAAGGCTATGACTGGCTCAAGGACGAAGTGCCGGTTGGCGCCGGCGCGGAGTAG